Proteins encoded together in one uncultured Desulfosarcina sp. window:
- a CDS encoding carboxyl transferase domain-containing protein: MRPYFEKMPAFGRELNAGQIKSSEENVKQIRELEALLKKEAEKVKQAGFSEEKINARGQMTVWQRLNYLVDPGTWCPLHTLYNPEDNEEGTTNVVDGLGKISGRWAVIIGFDNKVLAGAWLPGQAENILRVTNLSKRLNIPLVWIVHCSGVKLTDQEKFYANRRGGGATFFRHAELNQAGIPILAAIYGTNPAGGGYQSISPTILFAHKNCNIAVGGGGILSGMSPKGYFDEEGAEALINAAKQFKAKPPGSVEVHYDATGFFRHVYEEETQVLDGVKEYMQDIPAYNPKFFRVAEPKAPLFSAEDIYSLVPMNQKQIYDFDQVLARIVDGSEHLEFKPDYGPEIYAGLVKIDGYLMGVIGNRQGWLGEGYPEYADYPGIGGKLYRQGLIKMNEFVTLCGRDRVPIIWFQDTSGIDVGDIAEKAELLGLGQSLIYSIQSTDVRQILVVLRKGTAAAHYVMGGPTANRHNALTLGVATTEIYVMHGETAAAASFSRRLVKEKNAGKPLQPVIDKMNQMAQEYHDNSRPQYCARKGFVDEVVKMSEIRRYLAAFAGSVYQNPKSICPQHQMLTPRVIKG, from the coding sequence ATGAGACCGTATTTTGAGAAGATGCCGGCCTTTGGCCGGGAGTTGAATGCCGGGCAAATCAAGAGTTCCGAAGAAAATGTCAAGCAGATCAGGGAGCTTGAAGCGCTGCTGAAGAAAGAAGCGGAGAAAGTCAAACAGGCCGGGTTCTCCGAAGAGAAAATCAATGCCCGCGGCCAAATGACCGTCTGGCAGCGGCTCAATTATCTGGTGGATCCCGGAACCTGGTGCCCGTTGCATACCCTGTACAACCCGGAAGACAACGAGGAAGGCACGACCAACGTAGTCGACGGGCTCGGGAAAATCTCCGGGAGATGGGCCGTCATTATCGGATTCGACAACAAGGTGCTGGCCGGCGCCTGGCTGCCGGGACAGGCGGAAAACATTCTCCGGGTGACCAATCTTTCCAAACGCCTGAATATCCCTTTGGTCTGGATAGTGCATTGCAGCGGGGTCAAGCTCACCGATCAGGAGAAGTTTTACGCCAATCGGCGCGGAGGGGGGGCCACCTTTTTTCGGCACGCCGAACTGAACCAGGCGGGAATTCCCATCCTGGCTGCCATATACGGAACCAACCCGGCCGGCGGCGGCTATCAGAGCATCAGCCCGACGATTTTGTTCGCCCATAAAAACTGCAACATCGCTGTCGGCGGCGGGGGCATCCTCAGCGGTATGTCCCCCAAGGGGTATTTCGACGAGGAAGGGGCCGAGGCGCTGATCAACGCGGCCAAGCAATTTAAGGCCAAGCCGCCGGGATCGGTCGAGGTCCACTATGACGCCACGGGCTTTTTCCGCCATGTCTACGAAGAGGAAACCCAGGTGCTCGACGGGGTTAAGGAATATATGCAGGACATTCCGGCATACAACCCCAAGTTTTTCCGGGTGGCGGAACCCAAAGCACCGCTCTTTTCGGCGGAAGACATCTATAGCCTGGTGCCTATGAACCAGAAGCAGATTTACGACTTCGATCAGGTGTTGGCCCGCATTGTCGACGGCAGCGAACACCTGGAATTCAAACCCGATTACGGACCGGAAATCTATGCCGGCCTGGTCAAGATCGACGGCTATCTGATGGGCGTCATCGGCAACCGGCAGGGCTGGCTGGGCGAAGGGTATCCCGAGTATGCCGACTATCCGGGCATCGGCGGCAAGCTCTACCGCCAGGGCCTGATCAAGATGAACGAGTTCGTTACCCTATGCGGGCGTGACCGGGTGCCCATCATCTGGTTCCAGGACACCTCCGGCATCGATGTGGGCGACATCGCCGAGAAGGCCGAATTGCTGGGGTTGGGCCAGAGCCTGATTTATTCGATCCAGTCCACCGATGTGCGCCAGATTCTGGTGGTGCTGCGAAAAGGCACTGCGGCGGCCCACTATGTGATGGGCGGGCCCACGGCCAACCGGCACAACGCCCTGACCCTCGGGGTGGCCACTACGGAAATTTACGTGATGCACGGGGAAACCGCCGCTGCGGCCAGTTTCTCCCGCCGTCTGGTCAAAGAGAAGAATGCCGGAAAACCGCTGCAGCCGGTGATCGACAAGATGAACCAGATGGCTCAGGAGTACCATGACAACTCCCGACCCCAGTATTGCGCCCGCAAAGGGTTTGTGGACGAAGTCGTTAAGATGTCCGAAATTCGACGCTATCTGGCCGCCTTTGCCGGCAGTGTGTACCAGAACCCCAAGTCCATCTGCCCCCAGCACCAGATGCTGACGCCGCGGGTGATCAAGGGCTGA
- a CDS encoding sigma 54-interacting transcriptional regulator, with amino-acid sequence MERLKPTERHFFSLVHQAVYANPFSDRRGRVDLEIAGFFADTDEDRGFQKTISQIRTHIGRLENENRADITRYAEADRELLTSSFLFDLFHRFVERFDRLIVDQLQAGDRSLPVQFYGEAMGQLTAWGFSRHEALRYLAMCYQLRRAFFFIDKNLKGRSQSMRRLRESLWNNVFTHDMDLYHRFLWNRMEDFSTMLLGATGSGKGTAASAIGRSGFIPFDEKKGCFAESFTRSFIALNLSQYPESLIESELFGHRKGAFTGAVDDFEGVFDRCSPFGAIFLDEIGEVGEPIQIKLLQVIQERIFNRVGDHRARPFRGRVIAATNLTEAQLLDGKTMRKDFFYRLCSDLIVVPSLAQRIREDPGELDDLLLVVIQRIVGEPSEELTQWVKNQICRAPGIDYPWPGNVRELEQCVRRILLKREYAPLSGQAAPDLAAQLMTGLKHQHLDAKSLMGGYCFLLHQAHQTIEAVARITGLDRRTAKKHIENGRQRFRPEE; translated from the coding sequence ATGGAACGACTCAAACCTACGGAACGCCACTTTTTTTCCCTGGTTCACCAGGCCGTTTACGCCAATCCGTTCAGTGATCGCCGCGGCCGGGTAGACCTGGAGATCGCCGGCTTTTTTGCCGACACAGACGAAGATCGGGGTTTTCAAAAAACCATCTCCCAGATCCGCACCCATATCGGCCGGCTGGAGAACGAGAATCGCGCCGACATCACCCGCTACGCCGAAGCGGATCGCGAACTTCTGACCAGTTCGTTTTTGTTTGACCTGTTCCATCGTTTCGTGGAGCGCTTCGATCGGTTGATCGTGGACCAGCTCCAGGCGGGCGACCGATCACTGCCGGTTCAGTTTTATGGGGAGGCGATGGGTCAATTGACGGCCTGGGGATTCAGTCGCCATGAAGCCTTGCGCTATCTGGCCATGTGCTACCAGCTCCGCCGGGCGTTTTTTTTCATCGATAAAAACCTGAAAGGACGCAGCCAAAGCATGCGCAGGCTTCGGGAGAGCCTGTGGAACAACGTGTTTACTCACGATATGGATCTCTACCACCGCTTTTTGTGGAATCGTATGGAGGATTTTTCCACCATGCTTCTCGGCGCCACGGGAAGCGGCAAAGGGACCGCCGCCAGCGCCATCGGGCGGTCGGGCTTCATTCCTTTCGATGAGAAGAAGGGCTGTTTCGCCGAAAGCTTCACCCGTTCGTTTATTGCCCTGAACCTATCCCAATACCCGGAATCCCTGATCGAATCGGAATTATTCGGCCATCGCAAAGGCGCCTTTACCGGTGCGGTCGACGATTTCGAGGGCGTCTTCGACCGCTGCAGCCCCTTTGGCGCCATCTTCCTGGACGAAATCGGAGAAGTCGGTGAACCGATTCAGATCAAACTGCTGCAGGTAATTCAGGAACGCATCTTCAACCGGGTGGGGGACCATCGTGCCAGGCCGTTTCGCGGGCGGGTGATTGCAGCCACCAACCTTACCGAGGCGCAGCTGCTCGACGGCAAAACAATGAGAAAAGATTTCTTCTACCGGCTATGCTCGGATCTGATCGTCGTTCCCTCCCTGGCCCAACGGATTCGTGAAGATCCGGGGGAACTGGACGATCTGCTCCTGGTGGTGATCCAGCGAATTGTCGGTGAGCCTTCCGAGGAACTGACGCAATGGGTGAAAAATCAAATTTGCAGGGCCCCCGGGATCGACTATCCATGGCCCGGCAATGTGCGGGAACTGGAGCAGTGTGTGCGCAGAATTTTGTTGAAACGGGAATACGCCCCGCTGTCCGGTCAGGCGGCGCCGGATCTGGCAGCGCAGCTGATGACAGGGCTTAAGCATCAACACCTCGATGCCAAGAGCCTGATGGGAGGCTACTGCTTCCTGCTGCACCAGGCGCATCAAACCATCGAAGCGGTGGCCCGCATCACCGGACTGGACCGCCGCACGGCAAAAAAACACATCGAAAACGGCCGGCAGCGGTTCCGTCCGGAGGAATAA
- a CDS encoding MFS transporter, with protein sequence MQKKTSQTGKAARNDWAEKTSTGGEPAATRQQGPLGLMTTQRFAPFFWTQFMGAFNDNVFKNALMLIIAFTASRQLGASSDVIINLAAGLFILPFFLFSATAGQIADKMEKSLLIRRIKLLEIAIMAVAGLAFYTGSTVLLLALLFLMGSQSAFFGPVKYSIMPEHLKSEEIVGGNALVEMGTFIAILLGTLCGGVWIQLPNGAQTIGFVLVGVALIGWWASRKIPPTVVHSPDLTVRWNLARETFRTIGHARRQRSVFLSILGISWFWLLGAAYLTQLPNFTKTVLMGDESVVTLLLTLFSIGVGIGSILCERLSDKKVELGLVPLGSLGLSLFGMDLFWACRLPQSQELLSLSGFLAVSGSWRVMMDVVMIGVFGGLYIVPLFAMIQTRTQPEERARMIAANNIVNALFMVIASVAGALLIGVAGVSIPVFFLLLALVNMAVGLYICWLVPEFAMRFLVWAITHTLYRFRHQDLDRIPESGPAVLVCNHVSYMDALLIIGACRRPVRFVIYEPIYRLFLLNFIFRAARAIPIASHRTNPRGLKNAFDEIARALENGEVVCIFPEGQLTRDGSLGIFKRGIERIVVRNPVPVVPMALKGLWGSFFSHKNGHAMASLPRRFWSRVELVAGFPIDPVNVTANRLREMVLKLWHANPELKKEGAR encoded by the coding sequence ATGCAAAAGAAAACTTCGCAAACGGGAAAAGCAGCTCGAAACGATTGGGCCGAAAAAACGTCAACGGGCGGCGAACCTGCTGCAACACGGCAACAGGGACCGCTGGGGCTGATGACCACCCAGCGCTTTGCGCCCTTTTTCTGGACCCAGTTCATGGGCGCGTTTAACGACAACGTGTTTAAAAATGCCTTGATGCTGATTATCGCCTTTACAGCCAGCCGCCAGCTTGGCGCTTCATCGGACGTGATCATCAATCTGGCCGCAGGATTGTTCATCCTGCCGTTTTTCCTCTTTTCGGCAACAGCCGGCCAGATTGCCGATAAAATGGAGAAATCGCTGCTGATTCGCAGAATCAAACTCCTGGAGATCGCCATCATGGCCGTTGCCGGGCTGGCTTTTTATACCGGTAGTACCGTTTTGCTGTTGGCCCTTCTGTTTCTCATGGGTTCCCAATCCGCGTTCTTCGGCCCGGTCAAATACAGCATCATGCCCGAACACCTGAAGTCGGAGGAAATCGTGGGCGGCAACGCCCTGGTGGAGATGGGCACCTTTATTGCCATCCTGCTCGGCACCCTGTGCGGTGGAGTGTGGATTCAGTTGCCCAATGGAGCGCAGACCATCGGCTTCGTTCTGGTGGGTGTGGCCCTGATCGGTTGGTGGGCCAGCCGTAAGATCCCCCCTACGGTTGTTCATTCGCCTGATCTGACCGTCCGCTGGAACCTGGCCCGTGAAACCTTCCGGACCATCGGCCATGCCCGTCGGCAGCGCTCCGTTTTTCTGTCCATCCTGGGAATATCCTGGTTCTGGCTGCTGGGGGCCGCCTATCTGACCCAACTGCCCAATTTCACCAAAACCGTGCTGATGGGTGACGAGAGTGTGGTCACCCTGCTGCTGACCCTGTTTTCCATCGGTGTGGGCATCGGGTCGATCCTGTGCGAGCGCCTTTCGGACAAAAAGGTGGAACTGGGGCTGGTGCCCCTGGGATCGCTCGGGTTGAGTCTTTTCGGCATGGATCTGTTCTGGGCCTGCCGCTTGCCGCAGTCGCAGGAACTTCTGTCTTTGTCCGGCTTTCTGGCGGTCAGCGGCAGTTGGCGGGTGATGATGGACGTGGTTATGATCGGCGTTTTCGGCGGGCTGTATATCGTGCCCCTGTTCGCCATGATCCAGACCCGCACCCAACCCGAGGAGCGGGCCCGCATGATTGCCGCCAACAACATCGTCAACGCCCTGTTCATGGTAATAGCTTCGGTGGCCGGGGCTCTTCTCATCGGCGTGGCCGGTGTATCCATCCCGGTCTTTTTCCTGCTGCTGGCGCTGGTCAACATGGCTGTGGGCCTATATATCTGCTGGCTGGTTCCGGAATTTGCCATGCGGTTTCTGGTATGGGCCATCACCCATACCCTGTACCGCTTCCGGCACCAGGACCTGGACCGCATTCCCGAATCGGGCCCGGCCGTGCTGGTTTGCAACCATGTCAGCTACATGGATGCGCTGCTGATCATTGGCGCCTGCCGGCGGCCGGTGCGGTTTGTCATCTACGAGCCCATCTACCGTCTGTTCCTGCTGAATTTCATTTTCCGGGCGGCCAGGGCCATTCCCATCGCTTCGCACCGCACCAATCCGAGGGGCCTGAAGAATGCCTTTGACGAAATCGCCAGGGCGTTGGAAAATGGCGAAGTCGTCTGTATTTTCCCCGAAGGGCAGTTGACCCGTGACGGCAGTTTGGGGATCTTCAAGCGCGGCATCGAGCGGATCGTGGTCCGCAATCCCGTGCCGGTGGTGCCCATGGCCCTTAAAGGCCTCTGGGGCAGCTTTTTCAGCCACAAAAACGGTCATGCCATGGCCAGCCTGCCCCGGCGCTTCTGGTCCCGTGTTGAGCTTGTGGCGGGTTTTCCCATCGACCCGGTGAACGTGACGGCCAATAGGCTGCGGGAGATGGTCCTGAAATTGTGGCATGCAAACCCGGAATTGAAAAAGGAGGGTGCCCGATGA
- the rhlP gene encoding rhombotarget lipoprotein (RhlP (RHombo-target LipoProtein) is a family of predicted lipoproteins that, in general, co-occurs with a form of rhombosortase, and that has an apparent cleavage site for that enzyme, a GlyGly motif, near the C-terminus.) has translation MKRKASLLIVALVWLAGCGHTVQRYNSSAVDYLYPDKDRIVEKTGLPHLQLPIRVGVAFVPDSHGKNGYRSGGLWAGGGVGREDAVLSETDKTVLLEKVGQRFEALDFIDTIEIIPSAYLVPQGSFSNLDQIRTMFDVDVIALVSYDQTQFTDEGVASITYWTLVGAYIVPGEKNATHTMVDAAVYDIRSRTLLFRAPGVSRIKSTATPVNLSEQLRKDRITAFEQAADDLIVNLEAQLNRFKETIEKQPEKVKISRRAGYSGGGFTGGSFAVLFAATGIAGWCLGRRRSR, from the coding sequence ATGAAAAGAAAAGCTTCTTTGTTGATCGTTGCCCTGGTCTGGCTGGCCGGCTGCGGCCATACTGTCCAGCGCTATAACAGCTCAGCCGTGGATTATCTCTATCCCGACAAGGATCGTATCGTCGAAAAGACCGGGCTTCCCCACCTTCAACTGCCCATCCGGGTGGGGGTCGCTTTCGTTCCCGATAGCCATGGTAAGAATGGATATCGCTCCGGTGGGTTGTGGGCTGGTGGAGGCGTCGGGAGAGAGGATGCCGTGCTGTCCGAGACGGATAAAACCGTCTTACTCGAAAAAGTCGGCCAACGGTTCGAGGCCCTCGATTTTATTGACACCATCGAGATCATTCCATCGGCCTATCTCGTTCCCCAAGGCAGTTTCTCCAATCTCGATCAGATTCGCACCATGTTCGATGTCGACGTCATTGCGCTGGTTTCTTATGACCAGACCCAGTTCACGGATGAAGGCGTCGCTTCGATCACCTATTGGACACTGGTGGGGGCCTACATCGTACCCGGGGAGAAAAATGCCACGCACACCATGGTGGATGCCGCGGTTTACGATATCAGAAGTCGCACCCTGCTGTTCCGGGCACCGGGCGTCAGCCGGATCAAAAGTACGGCCACACCGGTCAACCTGTCCGAGCAGCTTCGCAAGGACCGGATCACCGCTTTCGAACAGGCGGCCGATGATTTGATTGTCAATCTGGAAGCGCAGTTGAACCGCTTCAAAGAAACCATTGAAAAACAGCCAGAGAAGGTCAAAATTTCGCGGCGCGCCGGATATTCCGGAGGCGGTTTCACGGGCGGGAGCTTCGCGGTGCTGTTTGCGGCAACGGGAATTGCCGGTTGGTGCCTCGGCCGTCGGAGGAGCCGATGA
- the rrtA gene encoding rhombosortase, whose protein sequence is MNRPSTGFLPVGTLTVAVAAMVATHVPWVGQWMVYDRGAILQGQIWRLITGHLFHYSALHLWSNLLPLVVVGSWIERKNRVCFAVGCLLAAMVVGVGLFLTHPSMGRYGGLSGILCGLLVFFGFSLSGHSGMIRWVGLVMLATLVLKTGYELVSGQACLFDWDHHGFVVVPLSHLFGMFAGTMWFLVHLILAVDHAAFDDVIGIGEEGAGAHR, encoded by the coding sequence ATGAACCGGCCCTCGACAGGTTTTTTGCCGGTCGGCACCTTGACGGTTGCCGTTGCCGCCATGGTGGCGACCCATGTTCCGTGGGTCGGCCAGTGGATGGTATACGACCGCGGGGCGATCCTCCAGGGCCAAATCTGGCGGTTGATCACCGGCCATCTTTTCCACTATTCCGCCTTGCATTTGTGGAGCAATCTGCTGCCGCTGGTGGTGGTCGGCTCCTGGATCGAAAGGAAAAACCGTGTGTGTTTTGCCGTTGGGTGCCTGCTGGCGGCAATGGTAGTGGGTGTCGGCCTTTTCCTCACCCACCCATCCATGGGACGATATGGCGGCCTCTCGGGAATTTTATGCGGTTTGCTGGTTTTTTTTGGATTCAGTTTGTCCGGTCACAGCGGAATGATCCGATGGGTTGGTCTTGTCATGTTGGCAACCCTGGTCCTGAAGACCGGCTATGAATTGGTTTCCGGCCAAGCCTGCCTGTTCGATTGGGATCACCATGGTTTTGTTGTCGTGCCCCTGAGCCACCTGTTCGGTATGTTTGCTGGAACGATGTGGTTCCTGGTCCATTTGATCCTGGCGGTAGACCATGCGGCATTTGACGATGTAATTGGCATTGGGGAAGAAGGGGCGGGTGCTCACCGATGA
- a CDS encoding alpha/beta fold hydrolase, producing MVFSIVSVLTLMIILTCCYATVFATEMDVADKAPSAHVILLHGMGRGCRSMSKMADHLADSGYTVVNLDYPSTGADIETLSSGVVAEAVETCRSKNPEAPIHFVTHSLGGILVRHYLQNHSLPPGSRVVMLSPPNHGSEVADLLKDFFLYRWIMGPAGQQLGTSAGALPNRLGPVDVPVGIITGDRSLEPWFSSRVPGPDDGKVSVARARLPEMADFLVVHRSHGFIMNGPEVIEQTIHFLRHGKFKKEG from the coding sequence ATGGTTTTTTCAATTGTGAGTGTCTTGACCTTGATGATCATTTTGACATGCTGCTACGCAACGGTTTTTGCCACGGAAATGGATGTTGCCGATAAGGCCCCTTCCGCCCATGTCATCCTCCTGCACGGCATGGGGCGCGGATGCCGATCGATGTCCAAAATGGCCGACCATCTGGCAGATAGCGGCTACACGGTGGTAAATCTGGATTATCCCTCCACCGGGGCCGACATCGAAACTCTGAGTTCGGGTGTCGTTGCCGAGGCGGTTGAAACGTGTCGATCCAAGAACCCCGAGGCGCCCATCCATTTTGTTACCCACTCGCTGGGCGGCATTCTGGTGCGGCATTACCTGCAGAACCACTCGCTGCCGCCGGGCAGTCGGGTGGTGATGCTCAGCCCGCCCAACCACGGCAGTGAAGTCGCCGACCTGCTCAAAGACTTTTTTCTCTACCGCTGGATCATGGGGCCGGCGGGCCAGCAGTTGGGAACGTCGGCGGGGGCGCTGCCCAATCGCCTGGGACCGGTGGATGTGCCGGTGGGCATCATCACCGGCGATCGCTCCCTGGAACCCTGGTTTTCCAGCCGGGTGCCGGGACCGGATGACGGCAAGGTGTCGGTGGCGCGCGCCCGGCTGCCGGAGATGGCCGACTTTCTGGTGGTCCACCGCAGCCACGGCTTCATCATGAACGGCCCGGAGGTCATCGAACAGACGATCCACTTTTTAAGGCACGGGAAATTCAAAAAAGAAGGGTAA
- the tdh gene encoding L-threonine 3-dehydrogenase → MKTMKALVKQKPEAGIWMDEVPFPSIGHNDVLIKIVKTAICGTDIHIYNWDAWAEKTIPVPMAIGHEFVGIITEIGSEVRGLKEGDRVSAEGHITCGHCRNCRAGKRHLCRNTIGVGVNRPGCFAEYISVPASNVFRVPGSIEDDIAAILDPFGNAAHTALSFDLVGEDVLITGAGPIGIMAVAIARHVGARFVVITDVNDYRLDLARQMGASAAINVTQTSIVDTERELGMKEGFDVGLEMSGSIQAFRDMLQVMNYGGKIAILGIPTGEVSLDLTQIILKGLVLKGIYGREMFETWYKMTSMLQSRLDISTVITHRFSVDDFQQAFDVMRSGMSGKVILDWQ, encoded by the coding sequence ATGAAGACCATGAAAGCCCTCGTCAAACAAAAACCTGAAGCCGGGATCTGGATGGATGAGGTGCCTTTCCCGAGCATCGGCCACAACGATGTGCTGATCAAGATCGTCAAAACCGCCATCTGCGGGACGGACATCCATATCTACAACTGGGATGCCTGGGCCGAAAAAACCATTCCCGTCCCCATGGCCATCGGCCATGAGTTCGTAGGCATCATCACCGAAATCGGCAGCGAGGTCCGCGGATTGAAAGAGGGCGACCGGGTATCGGCCGAGGGCCACATCACCTGCGGTCACTGCCGCAACTGCCGCGCGGGCAAGCGCCATCTGTGCCGCAATACCATCGGCGTCGGGGTCAACCGTCCCGGCTGCTTTGCCGAATATATCAGTGTACCGGCGTCCAATGTTTTCCGGGTGCCGGGTTCCATCGAGGACGACATCGCCGCCATCCTGGATCCCTTCGGCAACGCCGCTCACACGGCCCTCTCTTTCGATCTGGTGGGGGAGGACGTGCTGATCACCGGCGCCGGCCCCATCGGCATCATGGCCGTGGCAATTGCCCGCCATGTGGGCGCCCGGTTCGTCGTTATCACGGACGTGAACGACTACCGCCTGGATCTTGCCCGGCAGATGGGGGCCTCGGCCGCCATCAACGTGACCCAAACATCCATCGTCGACACGGAGCGGGAGTTGGGGATGAAGGAGGGCTTTGACGTGGGACTGGAAATGTCCGGCAGCATCCAGGCCTTCCGGGACATGCTCCAGGTCATGAACTACGGCGGCAAGATCGCCATTTTAGGCATTCCCACCGGAGAAGTCTCTCTGGACCTGACTCAAATCATCCTCAAGGGGCTTGTTCTAAAAGGAATCTACGGGCGTGAAATGTTCGAAACCTGGTACAAGATGACCAGCATGCTTCAGAGCCGCCTGGACATCTCCACGGTGATCACCCACCGCTTTTCCGTGGACGACTTCCAACAGGCCTTTGACGTCATGCGCTCGGGGATGTCGGGCAAGGTTATATTGGACTGGCAGTAA
- the kbl gene encoding glycine C-acetyltransferase → MHPNLTDHLRTEIAALKEAGLYKDERVITSAQQAAIVVGGGKTVLNFCANNYLGLSNHPRLVEAARAALTTHGFGMSSVRFICGTQDIHKNLEERISRFLGTEDTILYSSCFDANGGLFETLLGEDDAVISDELNHASIIDGVRLCKARRFRYKNNDMDDLERQLKAAVACRYRLIATDGVFSMDGIIADLKGICDLADRYDALVMVDDSHAVGFIGEHGRGTPEYCGVSDRVDILTGTLGKALGGASGGYTSGRREIVAWLRQRSRPYLFSNSLAPVITATSIAVLDLLEESSDLLGRLSENSRYFREKMEAAGFSLVPGHHPIIPVMLGDAVLAQKMAARMLEEGIYVVGFSFPVVPKGQARIRTQMSAAHTRQHLDRAIDAFIRVGRELEVIK, encoded by the coding sequence ATGCACCCTAACCTGACGGATCACCTGAGAACCGAAATCGCCGCGTTGAAGGAAGCCGGCCTGTACAAGGACGAGCGGGTCATCACCTCGGCCCAGCAGGCGGCCATTGTCGTGGGTGGCGGCAAGACCGTACTGAACTTTTGCGCCAACAACTACCTGGGATTGTCCAACCATCCCCGCCTCGTGGAGGCCGCCCGCGCGGCCCTGACCACCCACGGTTTCGGCATGTCCTCGGTTCGCTTCATCTGCGGCACCCAGGATATCCACAAGAATCTGGAAGAGCGGATCAGCCGGTTTTTAGGCACCGAAGACACCATCCTTTACAGCTCCTGCTTCGACGCCAACGGCGGCCTTTTCGAAACCCTCCTGGGCGAAGACGATGCGGTGATTTCGGACGAACTGAACCACGCCAGCATCATCGACGGCGTCCGTCTGTGCAAGGCCAGGCGGTTTCGATACAAAAACAACGACATGGACGATCTCGAGCGTCAGCTGAAAGCGGCCGTCGCCTGCCGCTATCGCCTGATCGCCACCGACGGGGTGTTTTCCATGGACGGCATCATCGCCGATTTGAAAGGCATCTGCGATCTGGCCGACCGCTACGATGCCCTGGTCATGGTGGACGACTCCCATGCCGTCGGCTTCATCGGCGAACATGGGCGGGGAACACCGGAATACTGCGGCGTATCCGACCGGGTGGACATCCTTACCGGCACCCTGGGAAAAGCCCTGGGCGGCGCTTCGGGGGGCTATACCTCCGGACGCCGGGAAATCGTTGCCTGGCTGCGCCAGCGCTCCCGGCCCTATCTGTTTTCCAACTCCCTGGCGCCGGTCATCACCGCCACCTCCATCGCCGTGCTGGATCTATTGGAAGAAAGCTCGGACCTGCTGGGCCGGCTTTCGGAGAACAGCCGCTATTTTCGTGAGAAAATGGAAGCAGCGGGCTTTTCCCTGGTGCCTGGCCACCATCCCATCATTCCGGTCATGCTGGGCGACGCGGTTCTGGCCCAAAAAATGGCGGCGCGCATGCTGGAAGAAGGCATCTACGTGGTGGGATTCAGCTTTCCGGTGGTCCCCAAGGGGCAGGCCCGCATCCGCACCCAGATGTCCGCCGCCCACACCCGGCAGCACCTGGACCGGGCCATCGATGCCTTTATTCGTGTCGGCCGGGAACTGGAGGTCATCAAATGA